Part of the Sphingopyxis sp. 113P3 genome, TATCGTCGTCGTCCACCGCGCCGCCGACATACAGCAGGTGCTGAAGCTGGCGCGCGACTACAAGCTCAAGATCATCCTGTCCGGCGCCGAGGAAGCCTGGCGCGTCGCCGACGAAATCGCGGCGGCGAAGGTCCCCGTGCTCATCAATCCGACCTCGAACATCCCCGCGAACTTCGACATGCTCGGTGCCTCGCTCCAGAACGCGTCGATCCTGAAGGCAGCGGGGGTCGAGATTGCGATCGGCGGCAACGACGCCGGCCACCGCGTCCGCGAGATGCGCTATAATGCCGGCCTCGCCGTATCGCGCGGGCTGCCCTATGCCGCAGGCATCGAGGCGCTCACGCTCGCACCCGCCCGCATCTTCGGCGTCGCCGACCAGATGGGTTCGATCGCACCCGGCAAGGCAGCAGACATCGTGATCTGGGACGGCGATCCGCTCGAGCCGCTCACCCAGCCGACCGCGATCTTCATCGCGGGCAAGGAACAGCCGCTGACGTCGCGCGCGACCGAACTCGGCAAGCGCTACGCGCGCTGACGCGCCGCGCCCGTACTGAAGGTCAGGACGGGCGCGCCGTGAGCGGCAGCGCGGTGGTGAACTTGATTTCTTCCATCGAGAAGGCCGAACTTACATCGGTGAGCCGGATCGAACGGATGATGCGCCGATAGACCGCGTCATAGGCGGCCATGTTCTCGACCCTGAGCTTGAGCAGATAGTCGACGTCGCCGGTCATGCGGTAGAATTCGACGACCTCCGGAATATCGCGGATTGCCGAATTGAGCATCTCGAGCCAGGCTTCGCTATGCTCGGAAGCGCGCAGGCTCACGAAGACCGTAAGGTCGAGACCGAGCGCACTGGCGTCGAGGATCGTGACGCGCCGCGAGATCACTCCGCTTTCCTCGAGCCGCTTGATCCGCCGCCAGCAAGCATTCTGCGACATATTGGCCTTGGCGGCGACGGCCGCGACCGAGAGCGTCGCATCCTCCTGAAGAAATCCCAGAATCCGGACGTCGGCATCGTCGAGTGAAACGCGGGTCATGGTTTTCCTCCTTCAAACGTCTTGCGCGCCAACGAAGGAAGGCGCGGGTCGCGACGAGGCGTCATCCTCGCCGCCTCCATATCCATCGGCGGCCTCACTGACGGCATCCGACGCAGGCCCCATCCGTGCGATCGCCGTCGTCGCAGCGACATCCATGGTCACATTGCCAACCGTCCGCACGAGATCGGGGATCATCTCGACCGCGATCAGCAGGGCGAGCGGCTCGATCGGAATACCCATCGCGACGCAGATTGGCGCGATCGAGGTCAGAAAGCTCACTTGTCCAGGCAGACTCACCGACCCGATCGTCGTGATCGCTGCCACCGCGGCGCCCGCCGCGATCGTGGACGGCGCGAGCGATATGCCAAGCCAGTGCGCGACATAGATGGCGACTGCGAGGTTCATCGCCGGGCTCGTAACGCGGAAGATCGCGACCGCGACCGGCAGCGATACGCGCGACACCGAGCGGTCGATCCCGAGATCGGTCGATGCCTTCAGCATCGGCGGCAAGGAGGCGAGCGACGACTGGGTGCTGAGCGCGACCGCCTGCGCGGGTGCGACCGCCTTCGCGAAGGCGAGAAGACGCACGCGGCCACCGAATACCGCGACCGGATAGGCGAGCGCCCAGGCGGCAAGCCCGGCGCTCGACACGATCACGACATAATGGGCGAGCGCGCCGATCGCCGAGGTGCCGGCGCGCGCGCCAACCCCGAAGGCCAGCGCGAGCACGCCGATCGGCGCGAGCGCGAGCACCCAGCCGACGATGAGCAGCACCGCGCTCGCGATCGTGTCGAAGAAGGCGGTCACCGGCTCGCGCTGCACCGCGGGCAGCCGCGCCAGCGCGACCGCAAAGACCGCGGTGAAGAGGATGAGCGGAAGAAGCGCGTCGTTCGCGGCCGCGGCAAACGGATTGGTCGGTACGATCGAGCGGAGGAAGGCGGCAATCCCGACCGTTGGCGCCTCGACATGGGCCGATGTCGTAAGGCTCCCCGTGAGCGAGCGCGCGGCGTCGGCCGGCATCGGGAAGATACCGAGCAGCGCGGGAATGAGGAGCGCCGCCATCGCGGTCGAAATCCATAGCAGCGCAACGAAGGTGACGACCGAGCGCATCGCGACGCGATCGCCGCGCGCGCTATCGACCGTCTTTGCGATCCCGGTGATCAGGAGCGAGACGACGAGCGGGATGATCGTCATTCTGAGTCCGTCGAGCCAGATACCGCCGATGCTGTCCGCAATCGTTACCGCATCGATGAGACCAGCGAGCCCGAGCCGCGTCCATCCCACGCCCAGCGCCAGTCCAGCGACCAGCGCCGACAAAATAAGCCAGGTTCTCGCCATGCGATCACTCCTCCTACCTCCGATGCGGGAGGCCCCTTTGCTTTGACGCGCTACGAACCGAACACCCCATCGCCCAAAGCGCGATTCCGCGAGGAAGTTTTGCGGTCCCTCGCCAAATGTTGCAGTTCCGAGGCGACTCCGGGGCAGATGATTCGACCGGACCGACGTTGTTCATGTAGGATTTCGATCATTTGATCGACCGAATACCGAACTATCAGTTCAAACATCCCAACATTCGCCAAATTCCTGCCAAAGTCGGTGATGAATTCACCCTAGCACTCATGTCATAAAATGTCGCCACAAGGGGACGCACGATGACATTCAGTGCCTATGGGGCCGAGTATGAGACTGAAAACGTCACGGCCGGCGATGGCTGGCAGACGTTCGAACTTATCGCTCCACCTCCGGAAAAGCCGCCGGCCACTCCCGCTTTGCCGTCCGACAACGCCGCGCCCGATCTTGTCGAAGCTTTCTGGCCGCACCTCCCGCTACTCAGGAAATATCTCCGCCGCCGCGTCCCGGTCGCCGACCTCGACGACATTCTCCAGGACGTTCTCCTCAGCATCATTCGCCGCGCCGACGCCGCCGCGGTCGCCCATCCCAAATGTTATCTCTTCCAGGCCGCGCAGGCCGCGCTCATCGATCGCCATCGCCGCCAGACGACGCGCCGCAGCGACTGCCATTGCCAGCTCGACGAACCTGACCATCCGGTCGACGAGATGTCGCCGCTGCGCATCCTGCTTGCCAAGGATGAGGTCCGCGCTGTCGAGACCATGCTCAGCCAGCTTCCCGAGCGGACGCAGGAAATCCTCGTCGCGATCCGTGTCGAAGGGTCGAGCCTGAAGAGCCTCGCGAACCGCTACAACATCTCGACGAGCGCCATCGAAAAACATGTGACCAAGGCCGCCAAGGCGCTCTCGGTCGTCCGCCGCAGCGATCTCGTCGCGGCACATCGCAACGGCGTGTCGCCGCAGCGGCAGAAACTCCTCTCCAATTCCATCTGAGAAAGAAAATATAGATGACGCTTTGCAGTATGGTTCACGAGCAGACGCGGCTCATCCACGGCGATACCCCGTGCGACGCGCTCCAGCGGACCCCCGGTCCGCCAATCCAGCGCGGCTCGACCGTTCTCCTGCCCAGCTGTGAGGCGCTCTACGACGGCGGCAAGGTCACCTACGGCCGCGTCGGCCTCTCGACCCAGCGCACGCTGCGCGATGCCCTGCGCGATCTCGAGAATGCCGATGAAGCCTTCATCTATCCCTCGGGCCTCACCGCGATCACCGGCACGCTGCTCGCGCTGCTCTCCGTCGGCGACGAAGTTCTCGCCTGCGACACCGTCTATAATCCGACCCGGCGTTTCCTTGCCGGCACGCTCGCGCGCTACGGCGTCACCGCGCGCTACTTCGATCCCGCCGACGATGCCGAAGCCATCCGCGCGATGATAACGCCGAAGACCCGTGTGATCTTTCTCGAATCCCCCGGTTCGCTGAGCTTCGAAATGCAGGACATCCCGGCGATCGCCGCAATGGCGAAGGAAGCCGGGATCATGACCGTGATCGACAATACCTGGTCGGCCGGCGTCCTCTTCAAGCCGCTCGATCACGGCGTCGACGTGAGCATCCAGTCGCTCACCAAATATGTCTGCGGCCATTCGGACGTGTTCATGGGGCTCGCCGCGGCGAAGGGCCATGCCGCCGAACTGCTCGCGGCGTCGAGCTACGAGACCGGCTGGGCGGTATCGCCCGACGACGCCTATATGGCGATCCGCGGTCTGCGGACACTCCATACCCGTCTCGCACAACATGGCGCCGCCGCGCTTCAGGTCGCCAAATGGCTCGAGGCGCAGCCCGAAGTCCATTCGGTGATGTGCCCCGCGCTGCCGAGCGATCCGGGTCATGCGATCTGGAAGCGCGATTTCACGGGCATCTGCGGCCTGATCGGCGCGGTACTCCAGCCCGCACCCGAAACGGCTGTCGCCGCGATGGTTGAGCAGCTCAAGCTTTTCGGTCTCGGTTTCAGCTGGGGCGGCTATGAGAGCCTCGCCATTCCCGTCGACCCGCAGCTCAAGGCCCGGACCCACAAGCTCAGCTATCCCGGCCCCTTGCTAAGATTGCACATCGGGCTCGAAAGGGTGGATGACCTCATCGCGGATTTGCGGCAAGGGCTCGGCACCCTTTCGCAGGACACCGCAGCGCCACCGCGTAAGTTGAGGGCCGCAGGATAAGCGCCGAACAAGCGGAAAACAAAAAATCGCAGGTTCACCGGGGGAACGATTTTCCGTATTCAGGAGCAAGACCATGCAAAAATATACGAGACTGCTGGTGGGGGCGTCCTGCGTCGCCGCCGCCATCTCCATGCCTGCCTTCGCGCAGGATGCCCCGGCCGACAACGCCGGTGAAACGGCCTCCCAGTCCGAAATCATCGTCACCGGCACCCGTGGCCAAGCTCGTACCGTCATTTCGAGCCCGACCCCGATCGACGTGATCGGCGGCGAAGAGCTTGAAAAGCTCGGCGGCGGCATGCAGCTGCGCGACGCGCTGACGCAGCTCGTGCCGTCGTTCCAGTCGACGACCGTGGGCAGCTCGTCGTTCAACAGCCTGACGCGCCCCGCGGGACTTCGCGGCCTTTCGGGCGTCCATGTCCTCGTGCTGGTCAACGGCAAGCGCCGTCACAACAGCTCGATCATCGACTTCAACTCGGGCGCGACGTCGCAGGGCGGCAACCCGGTCGATCTCGACCTCATCCCGTCGAGCGCAATCGAGCGCATCGAAGTCCTGCGCGATGGCGCCTCGGCGCAATATGGCTCGGATGCGATCGCGGGCGTGATCAACGTCATCCTGAAAACCAACGACTCGGGCGGCAAGGCGACGTTCGAAGCCGGCCAGCGCTATGGCCGAGACGGCAGCGGCAGCGACGGAGAGACCATCTCGGGCAGCGTCTCGCACGGCTTCGCGCTCGGCGACGGCGGTTCGTTCACACTGTCGGTCGAAGGCAAGAAGGCCAACGCCGCCGTGCGCAACACCGACGTAACCGGGGCGCTTTATTTCCCGCTCGCCGGCGGTGTACCCGATCCGCGCGAGCTCACCGCCAATCGCCGCACCTATCAAGGTGGCCTCCCCGACGTGAAGGACGTCAAGGTCGCGCAAACGCTCGTCCTGCCGCTCGGCAACGTCACCTTCTACTCGGATGGCACCTTCGGCTATCGCGACGCGCGCGTCGGCCAGGCCGGCCGCCGCCCGAACAGCAACCAGAACATCATCCAGATCTATCCCGACGGCTTCACGCCTTACTACACGCTGCAGGAAACCGACTTCCAATTCACCGGCGGCCTTCGCGGCGAGACTGCGGGCTGGAACATCGATCTCAGCAGCACTTATGGCCGCAACTATGCCAAGAATGGCGCCGAAAATACGCTCAACGCGTCGATCGGTCCGTCGAGCCCGACCGAGTTCAAGACCTTCAGTTCGGCGTTCGACCAGTGGACCAACAACCTCGATCTCACCCGCCGTATCGAGCTCGGCGGCGAGACGGCGCTTCAGGTCTCGATGGGTGCCGAATATCGCTACGAGAATTACGTCACCAAGCCGCTCGACGTCGACAGCTACCGTGCCGGGGGTTATTTCTACCCGACCGGCCCACTCGCCGGGCGCCCGGCACAGGTCGGGGCGCAGGGTGCGATCGTCGTTACCCCCGAAGATGCCGCGGACGTGAACCGCAACATCTGGGCGGGCTATGTCGATCTCGCGCTCGACGTCAGCCCGCGCTTCCTCGTCACCGCGGCGGGGCGCTTCGAGCATTTCGACGACAGCTCGGGCAGCGTCTTCAGCGGCAAGGTGAGCGCACGCTATGAGCTGACCGACTGGCTCGCACTGCGAGGTGCGTTCAGCAACGGCTTCCGCGCGCCCTCGCTGGCGCAGCAGGACTTCGCGCAGACCTCGACGTCGATCAACCTTGTCGGCGGCGTCTATATCCCGGTGCTCACCAAGATCGTGAAAACGAACTCGGCGGTCGCGCAGGCGCTCGGCGCGCAGCCACTCAAGCCTGAAAAGTCGAAGAACTACAGCCTCGGCTTCACGCTGACACCGGCGGCGGGCCTCTCGCTCTCGGTCGACGCCTACCAGATCGATCTCGACGACCGCATCACCCTGACCGGCCTGTTGTCGGGCACGGGGATCCGGAACATCCTGATCGCCAACGGCTTCTCGGGTGACCAGTCGGTGCGCTTCTTCACCAATGCCGTGGACACGCGCACGCGCGGCGTCGATGTCGTGGGCACCTATGCGTTCGACGTCGGCAGTGCCGGACGCCTGCGCACGAGCGTCGGCTTCAACTATAATGACACCGACATCAGGAAGATCGCAGCCAACCCGAGCGAACTCGCGGGCCTCGGCCTGACCCTGTTCGACCGGCGCACCCAGGGCTGGTTCACCTCGACTCCCAAGACCAAGCTGATCCTCGGCGCCAACTTCGAATCCGGTCCCTTCACGATTAACGTCAAGGAAACGCGCTACGACAAATTCAAGTCGCTCGATAATCTCGTCGGCGGCCTTCCCGTCAACGACCAGAGCTTCGGCGCCAAGTGGATCACCGATCTCGAGGTCTCCTACGGCGTGACCGAGAAGTTTCGGGTCGCCGCGGGCGCCTATAACATCTTCGATGTCTATCCCGACCGCACGACCGTCGCCAACACCATCGGGCTCGCGCCCTATGGCGCCGGGCCGTTCGGCCAATATGGCGGCTACTATTATGGCCGGATCGCGCTCGATTTCTGATCCCCACCGTCCTCAGGAGTCCGCATCATGCGCGATGAACTGATGCGGATCCTGTCCTGGGCCGCCCTTTCGACCGGCATTGCCGGCGGCGGGGCGGCCGGGACGACCGTTCCCGCCTTCGCGCCCGTCCAGACCGCCGATTTCACCATTCCCGGCTCGCTCTCCAACAGCTGGGCAGATTTCGACCGTGATGGCGATCTCGACCTCGCCGTGTCGATCAAGACCGGCGAAATTCGCCTCTACCGCAACGACCGCGGCCATTTCACCAGCATCGGTGCCGCGATGGGCCTGCCCGTCTCCGGCGCCGAGATGCGCGGGCTGTCATGGGGCGACTATGACGGCGATGGTTGGTTCGATCTCTATGCCGGCGCCACCAAGGCGACCGAAGCCAACCTTCTGTTCCGCAATGAGAGCGGCCGCCGTTTCATCCGCCAGGACCTCACACCCGTCGTTCCCGGACGCTCGGCGCGGCAATCGAGCTGGGTCGATTACGACAATGACGGCGACCTGGACCTTTTCACTGCCGACCGCGCTGGCCCCAATGCGCTGTTTCGCCAGGATGCGGGCCGTTTCGTGCGCGTCGACGCCGAACAGGCAGGCGACGACGCGCGGCCGACCGTAGGTGCCTGCTGGTTCGATTACGACCGCGATGGCGATCTCGATCTCTTCCTCGCCAACCAGTCGGGCGCAACCGACGCACTGTGGCGCAACGACGGCGGTCGCTTCGTCGACGTAGCTCCCGCGCTCGGCATAGACCGCCCCGGCCGTCCGGCCGAAGATGGCAGCGTCGGTTGCGCGATCGGCGACTATGACAATGACGGCGAACTCGACCTGTTCGTCGCGAGCTACGGCGTCAACATCCTCTACCGCAACAAGGGCGACGGCAGCTTCGAGAATGTCGCGCCCGAGCTCGGCCTCGCGGAGGACAATCATGCCGTCGGCGCCGCTTGGGGTGATTTCGACAATGACGGCTGGCTCGACCTCTTCGTCGCCGCTTATACCGGAAAGTCGGGTGCGCAGCAGCCCGCAAACCGCCTCTATCGCAACCTCGGAGGCAAGGGCTTTGAGAACATCCTGCCCGCCGGTTCGGCGCTCAACGTCGCCGATCATGGCATCCAGTGGATCGACTATGACCGCGACGGCGCTCTCGATCTCTCGGTCACACGCGGATACACCGCGACCGGCGGCCATTTCCTCTTCCATAACGATCCGGGCAAGCAGGCGGCGCGGCGCGGCCTTTCGGTGCGCGTCCTCGACAAGGCGGGGCGTTTCACTCGCATGGGCGCCGAAGTCCGGCTCTACGACGCCGCCGGCCAGATCGTCGCGACGCGTCTGGTCTCGACCGGCGAAGGCTATAATTCGCAAGGCACCCAGCCGGTCCACTTCGGCCTCGCCTCCATGACGCCGGTGACCGTCGAAGTCACCTTCATGAACAGGGCGAGCCGCCGGACGCAGCGGATCGAGCATGTTCGCCCGGAGCGCTATGCCGGGACCGAACTCGTGATCCGTGAGCGGTAGCCCCGGCGGGCGATGCGGCTCCAATCCGGTTACCCGAATGATATCCATGAAACTGTGACCGCGTATGAACGGCCCTGCGCTGGCAAACGGCTCGAAGGTCAGCACGGCCTGCTTGTTGGCGCAGCCTTACGCCGGCCTTTGAAGCGGCTCTGCTATCGTCGCCGACGATGCCCTCCCTGGCTTTGCGCACCAAGGCAAGGTTGTTGTCGATCAGAGAGGTCGCTCTACCTGACGCGGAGACGGCATTCGCCGCGCCTAGCCTCGCCAGTGACGGCCCCGGTGATGATGATGCTGTCGCCTCTTCTGGTAGCGCCGTTCGTATTGATCGCGCCGCTCGAACCGATGAGCGTTGCCGCGATAATAGGGATCGTAGGAACGATAGCCCCGGTCGTGGCCATAAGTGGGGGCGCTGTGCCGAATGGGCCGGTAATCGCGGTCATGTCCGCGCGGAGCATCATGGCTGCCACTCCAGCCGCCACGATCACCATGATGTTGAGCCATTGCGGTGCCCGGGATCGCAAATGCGAGCAGCGCCGCCGCGAACTGCACAAATTTTCGCATGTCTGTCTCTCCTTTTACGAACCTGCAAACTCCCCCTTCGTCATTGAACGCACTGTGAATATCGCACCCGAACACGAGCCGGTGGATCACTCGGGCCAGTGCTGCGGCAGGACGAGATGCTGGAGCGGCTCGCTACCCCGTCAAGGGACACCCCGCTCCGGCTCATTGCCCCATCGCCGCGACCGCGGCCTGAACCTTGGCCTCGACCTGTTCGGGGCTCGGCTGGACGAGCATCTCGCCATTGACGAAGAAGGTCGGGGTGCCCTTGACGCCGACCGCACGCGCGTCGGCAATGTCCTGCTCCATCCAGGCCATTGCATCGGTGGTCGGCATCGCGCGCGCCTTCGCGACATTGAGGCCGGCCTTCTCGGCCGCGGCCCAGGCACCGTCCATCTTGCCGTCGTGCCAGTCGGGCTGCGCCTCGAGCAGCGCCGCCGTTACGGGCTGGAGCTTGCCCTGCACGCGCGCGGCTTCGAGGATCACGATCGCCTCGGCCGAGCCGGGATGGAGCGGCAGGTAGCGCATCACGAGACGCACATCCTTGGGATATTTGGCGACGATGCCCTTCACCGTCGGATAGAAGGCGCGGCAGGCCTCGCACGAGGGGTCGAAGAATTCGACGATGGTCACCGGCGCATTCTTTGGACCGATGATTGGAGAGTGCGGACGAATGAGGCTGTCGACCGGCCCCGCCACGACCTTCTTCGTGGGTTCGCCCTCGGCGGTTCCGCTGTAGAGCATCGCGCCGCCGGTGAAGGCGAGTGCCGAGAGGACAAGCGTGGCAACGACACCGATACGTCTGTTCATGATTTCAGTCTCCTTTGGAAGTTGAGCAAGAGGATAAGGATGAGCGCAAACGCGGCCAGCGACAGGAGGGGCAGCGGCACGCCTCCGATTGCCATGCTCTCTCCAGAGCATGACGGGCCGCCGGTACAGGGGACGATCTGGGCCGGAATGACGCCGACGTAGAGCAGGCTGTGATAGAAAGCGACGAGACCGCCGCCGAAAGCCAGCGCCAGCCCATAAGGAACGACGGCGCGGTCCGACATGAACGCCGCGATGCCGAGAATGATCGCGAGCGGAAACATGAAAGCGCGCTGGAACCAGCAGAGATCGCACGGCGCCTGGCCCATGACCTCACCGACGAAGAGGACAGCTAGGCTCGACAGGAGGGCAATTGCCCAGACCGCGCCGAGCGGACGCCATTTGTGCGGCGCGAGCATCGGAAAGCTCGTCATCGCCGACCACCTTTGAACTTCGACTTGGGCCGCCGCGGCGGCGATTGCGGCTTGCTGTACTTGGACTTGAGGTAGCTGAGCAGGATGCCGTCGATCGATGCGAGCATCCTTTGAAAGCTCGTCTGGATGCCGGGAAGCCGGAGCCAGGCAAAAGGTCCGCGGCAGCGATAGCGATGGAGGAATTTGGTCCCTTCCGGCGTCCGGGTCAGGATATAGCTCTCCTCGAACTGGAGGATGAAGCTCGGCTTTACGTCGAGAATCAGTTCCTCGCCGGAGCGCGCGGAAAGGACCGTCGCGGAGACTTCGAGAAACTTGGGCTTGTTGGGATCCATTCGCATCGAATAGCGGATCGCGATCGGGTCCTCGGCAAGCCGCTCGATCCGGACATAGGGATTCCAGATCCGGTGGTTCTCGAAATCGCCGAGGACCGCCCATATCTGTTCCGGACTATAGGGGAGGTCATGCTCCCGCTCGAACTCCATCAACTTCACTCCTCTATCGATCGGCCGCCGGGCTTTGCCCCGCGCCGATGTCGGTGACGCCCGCAGGCGATGGGTCGGCGTGCGCGCCGCCGGTCGTGAACCAGCGGCGCAGGCGCGGGGCCATCCGGCGCTCGAAGCCCGCCGCAAGGCTGAAGGACGCCGGTACGATCAGCAGCGTCAGCATCGTCGAAAGGATGAGACCGCCGATCACCGTGACCGCCATCGGCGCGCGCCATGCACCGTCGCCGGTGAGCGACAGCGCGGTCGGGATCATGCCCGCGACCATCGCGACCGTGGTCATCAGGATCGGCTGCGCGCGCTTGTGCCCCGCGTCGACGATCGCCTCGTCGCGCGGCACGCCGGACGCCATTTCCTCGATCGCAAAATCGACGAGCAGAATGCTGTTCTTGCCGACGATACCGAGCAGCATCAGCACCCCGATGAAGACGGGGAGCGACAGCGGATAGCCGGTCAAGAGCAACGCGATCGCACCGCCGAGCGGGGCGAGCAGCAGCGAACCCATGTTGACGAAGGGCGGGATGATCTTGCGATAGAGCAGGATCAGAACGGCGAGCACGAGGAAGATGCCCGACACCACCGCGATTGCGAAGTTACGCAGCATCTCGGCCTGCCATTTGGCGCTGCCGAGCACGAGCCGCGTGACGCCGGCGGGAAGCTGCTTGAGCGCGGGCAGCGCCTCGACTTTTTCCATCGCCTGACCCGTCACCAGACCCGGGGCGAGGTCGGCCCCGATGGTGAGCTGGCGCACCTGATTGGTGCGATTGATCTGGGTCGGGCCGGCGCCAAAGCCGATCTCAGCGACGACCGAGAGCGGCACCGTTCCGCCGTTGCGGGTCGGGACCGGCATATTGCGGAGCGTATCGAGCCGCTCGCGCGCGGTTTCCGCGAGCGCGACGCGAACCGGGATTTGCCGATCGGATAGCGAGAATTTCGCGCTGTTCTGGTCAATCTCACCAAGCGTCGCGACGCGGATCGACTGGCTGAGGGCCTGTGTCGTCACCCCGAGCTGCGCGGCGAGCGCAAAGCGCGGGCGAATGACGATCTCGGGGCGCTGAAGATTGCCCTCGACGCGCGGCGAGCGGATTTCCTTCACCTTGGCCATTTCGGCAAGCAGCCGGTTGCCGACATCTTCAAGCTTCTTCGGGTCGTCGCTGCCGAGTGTGATCGAGATGTCGCGGCTGCTGCCGCCACCGCCGCCATGCTGCGACTGGAAGTTGATGCGCGCATCGGGAACCGCAGCCAGCCGCGGCGCGCGGTCCTTTTCGAACTCGGTCGAGGTGAGTTCGCGGTCCTTGCGCAATTTCAGATAGACCGTCGCCGTGCCGACATCGATCCGCGACAAGGCGGATTCGACGAGCGGGTCGCGCTTCATGAGATCGGTCACCTCGTCGGCCACTGCCTCGGTTTGTTCGAGCGTTGCACCCGGAGCGAGCTGGATTGCGACGCGGCTCGTGTCGGAATCGATCGACGGCTGGAAGGTCATCGGGAGCAGCGAGAAGCTGAAGATGGTCGCGAAGAGCGCGAGTACCCCGATACCGACGACCCAGAGCCGGTGATCCTTGATGTAGGCGAGCCATTTCCAGCGATCGCCTCGGGCGCGGGCCGCATCGGCGGCCCTGGCATCGAGGCTCCAGCGCAGCACGCGCATATAGGTGTCGATCAGCGGGCCTTCGCCATGCTTCTGCGGACCCTGCGCGGAGAGAAAATAAGCGGCGAGCATCGGCGTGATCATGCGCGCGACCGCGAGGCTCATCAGCACCGCCGCGACGACGGTCAGCCCGAAATTCTTGAAATATTGTCCGGCGACCCCCGGCATCAGCCCGACGGGCAGGAAGACCGCGACGATCGTCATGGTGGTCGCGAGCACGGCCAGGCCAATCTCGTCGGCGGCGTCGATCGAGGCCTGGTAAGCGGATTTGCCCATCCGCATGTGGCGGACGATATTCTCGATCTCGACGATCGCGTCGTCGACGAGGACGCCGGCGACAAGGCTGAGCGCGAGCAGGGTCATCATGTTGAGCGAGAAGCCCATCAGGTCCATGAAGAGGAAGGTCGGGACCGCCGAGAGCGGGATTGCGAGCGCCGAGATAAGGGTCGCGCGCCAGTCGCGCAGGAACAGGAAGACGACGATGACCGCGAGGATCGCGCCCTCGACCATCGCGTTGATCGCCGAATGATATTGGCCCTTGGTATATTCGATATCGCTGAACAGCTCGGTGAACTTGATCTTGGGGTTTTCCTTCTCGAGCTTGCGCAACTCCTCGACCGCCGCGTCATAGACGGTGACGTCGGAGGCGCCCTTCGCGCGCTCGAACCCGAAGGTCAGCACCTGCCGTCCGTCCTGCTTCGAGACCGAGCGCTGCTCGGCGTAGAGGTCCTTGACCTCGGCGATGTCCGCGAGGCGCACGGTGCGGTTGGTGCCGACCGAGATCAGGGTTTCGCCGAGCGCGTTCGCGCTACTGGCATTGCCGAGGATGCGCACCGCCTGTTCCGATCCAGCGACCTCCATCCGGCCGCCCGCGGCGTTGACGTTGAGCTGGACGAGCTGGGTGTTCACCGCGGCGGCAGTCAGGCCGTAAGCGCGCATGCGTTCGGGGTTGAGGATGACGCGGATTTCGCGGCTGACGCCGCCCCGTCGATAGGCGTCGCCCATGCCGGGGACGGCAATCAGCCGCTTGGCGACGACATTATCGACATACCAGCTCAATTCCTCGAGCGTCATGTCGGTGGCCGAAGCCGACCAATAAGCCAGCGTATTGCCCGAGGTCGACAGGCGGATGACCTGCGGTTCGAGGATGCCGTTCGGCAGGTTGCT contains:
- a CDS encoding dicarboxylate/amino acid:cation symporter, producing MARTWLILSALVAGLALGVGWTRLGLAGLIDAVTIADSIGGIWLDGLRMTIIPLVVSLLITGIAKTVDSARGDRVAMRSVVTFVALLWISTAMAALLIPALLGIFPMPADAARSLTGSLTTSAHVEAPTVGIAAFLRSIVPTNPFAAAANDALLPLILFTAVFAVALARLPAVQREPVTAFFDTIASAVLLIVGWVLALAPIGVLALAFGVGARAGTSAIGALAHYVVIVSSAGLAAWALAYPVAVFGGRVRLLAFAKAVAPAQAVALSTQSSLASLPPMLKASTDLGIDRSVSRVSLPVAVAIFRVTSPAMNLAVAIYVAHWLGISLAPSTIAAGAAVAAITTIGSVSLPGQVSFLTSIAPICVAMGIPIEPLALLIAVEMIPDLVRTVGNVTMDVAATTAIARMGPASDAVSEAADGYGGGEDDASSRPAPSFVGAQDV
- a CDS encoding RNA polymerase sigma factor, producing MTFSAYGAEYETENVTAGDGWQTFELIAPPPEKPPATPALPSDNAAPDLVEAFWPHLPLLRKYLRRRVPVADLDDILQDVLLSIIRRADAAAVAHPKCYLFQAAQAALIDRHRRQTTRRSDCHCQLDEPDHPVDEMSPLRILLAKDEVRAVETMLSQLPERTQEILVAIRVEGSSLKSLANRYNISTSAIEKHVTKAAKALSVVRRSDLVAAHRNGVSPQRQKLLSNSI
- the metC gene encoding cystathionine beta-lyase, whose protein sequence is MTLCSMVHEQTRLIHGDTPCDALQRTPGPPIQRGSTVLLPSCEALYDGGKVTYGRVGLSTQRTLRDALRDLENADEAFIYPSGLTAITGTLLALLSVGDEVLACDTVYNPTRRFLAGTLARYGVTARYFDPADDAEAIRAMITPKTRVIFLESPGSLSFEMQDIPAIAAMAKEAGIMTVIDNTWSAGVLFKPLDHGVDVSIQSLTKYVCGHSDVFMGLAAAKGHAAELLAASSYETGWAVSPDDAYMAIRGLRTLHTRLAQHGAAALQVAKWLEAQPEVHSVMCPALPSDPGHAIWKRDFTGICGLIGAVLQPAPETAVAAMVEQLKLFGLGFSWGGYESLAIPVDPQLKARTHKLSYPGPLLRLHIGLERVDDLIADLRQGLGTLSQDTAAPPRKLRAAG
- a CDS encoding TonB-dependent receptor plug domain-containing protein, which codes for MQKYTRLLVGASCVAAAISMPAFAQDAPADNAGETASQSEIIVTGTRGQARTVISSPTPIDVIGGEELEKLGGGMQLRDALTQLVPSFQSTTVGSSSFNSLTRPAGLRGLSGVHVLVLVNGKRRHNSSIIDFNSGATSQGGNPVDLDLIPSSAIERIEVLRDGASAQYGSDAIAGVINVILKTNDSGGKATFEAGQRYGRDGSGSDGETISGSVSHGFALGDGGSFTLSVEGKKANAAVRNTDVTGALYFPLAGGVPDPRELTANRRTYQGGLPDVKDVKVAQTLVLPLGNVTFYSDGTFGYRDARVGQAGRRPNSNQNIIQIYPDGFTPYYTLQETDFQFTGGLRGETAGWNIDLSSTYGRNYAKNGAENTLNASIGPSSPTEFKTFSSAFDQWTNNLDLTRRIELGGETALQVSMGAEYRYENYVTKPLDVDSYRAGGYFYPTGPLAGRPAQVGAQGAIVVTPEDAADVNRNIWAGYVDLALDVSPRFLVTAAGRFEHFDDSSGSVFSGKVSARYELTDWLALRGAFSNGFRAPSLAQQDFAQTSTSINLVGGVYIPVLTKIVKTNSAVAQALGAQPLKPEKSKNYSLGFTLTPAAGLSLSVDAYQIDLDDRITLTGLLSGTGIRNILIANGFSGDQSVRFFTNAVDTRTRGVDVVGTYAFDVGSAGRLRTSVGFNYNDTDIRKIAANPSELAGLGLTLFDRRTQGWFTSTPKTKLILGANFESGPFTINVKETRYDKFKSLDNLVGGLPVNDQSFGAKWITDLEVSYGVTEKFRVAAGAYNIFDVYPDRTTVANTIGLAPYGAGPFGQYGGYYYGRIALDF
- a CDS encoding Lrp/AsnC family transcriptional regulator → MTRVSLDDADVRILGFLQEDATLSVAAVAAKANMSQNACWRRIKRLEESGVISRRVTILDASALGLDLTVFVSLRASEHSEAWLEMLNSAIRDIPEVVEFYRMTGDVDYLLKLRVENMAAYDAVYRRIIRSIRLTDVSSAFSMEEIKFTTALPLTARPS